Proteins encoded in a region of the Mucilaginibacter sabulilitoris genome:
- a CDS encoding outer membrane protein assembly factor BamB family protein, whose product MPEYSGWQTYAGTKEGNRYSSNEEINLTNVNKLKVAWTYSTHDRDTGNHSQNQCNPIMVDGVLYATSPKLKLFALNAATGVQKWLFDPAKGDTTGNGDPMAYYKVSRGVIYWQNDDGGEKRIFYSVGTKTFAVDAETGIPVKTFGKNGYVDLTKDLGRETKSFVAGTTPGVVYKDLFIVGTRVAESADAAPGHIRAYDTRTGKLRWIFHTIPQPGEKGYETWQDTAAWKKFGGANSWAGMALDEKRGIVYIPTGSIGGDFYGGFRKGKNLFGNSLLALDAAMGKLIWHFQVVHHDLWDRDLAANPNLVTIVHNGKQIDAVAQTTKHGYIFMFDRTNGKPIFPILEKPVPTMALPGEQPWPTQPIPILPQPFARQIFNPEDITDISPETHQDMLQKYNQVKNRLMFTPPSKAGGWIFPGFDGGGEWGGAAVDQESKIMYVNSSELPWAQVMIDVPKSTGDHSLKGIGQVIYNKNCLACHGPELKGNGTSYPSLVDIGKKYKEEQVSQIIANGRNMMPSFKQITPEDKKALLAFLLKLPEAKAAKIVAKEPTSDRTTSTKTEKKAVDEVPYTMTGYNRFLDKDGYPGIKPPWGTLNAIDLSSGKLLWKVPLGEYPELTKRGIPITGTENYGGPLVTKGGLVFIAATKDEKIRAFDKKTGRVVWEAQLPAAGYATPATYEIDGKQYVVIACGGGKIGSKSGDEYVCFGLGE is encoded by the coding sequence ATGCCCGAATACAGCGGCTGGCAAACATATGCAGGTACAAAGGAGGGCAACCGTTATTCGTCAAACGAGGAAATCAACCTTACTAATGTAAATAAGCTAAAGGTAGCCTGGACTTACAGCACTCATGACAGGGATACAGGTAACCACAGCCAAAATCAGTGCAATCCAATTATGGTTGATGGGGTATTGTACGCCACCAGTCCTAAACTTAAGCTGTTTGCGCTGAACGCTGCTACAGGTGTACAAAAGTGGCTGTTTGATCCTGCGAAAGGCGATACTACAGGTAATGGCGACCCGATGGCTTATTATAAAGTTAGCCGCGGCGTGATTTACTGGCAGAATGATGATGGTGGTGAAAAGCGTATATTCTATAGCGTGGGCACAAAAACCTTTGCCGTTGACGCAGAAACGGGCATACCGGTAAAAACATTCGGAAAGAACGGATATGTTGATTTGACCAAAGATCTGGGGCGCGAAACAAAATCATTTGTAGCGGGCACCACCCCAGGTGTGGTTTATAAAGATCTGTTTATAGTAGGCACGCGTGTAGCCGAATCGGCAGATGCCGCTCCCGGTCATATCCGTGCTTATGATACGCGTACAGGTAAATTGAGGTGGATTTTTCATACCATACCTCAGCCTGGCGAAAAAGGTTATGAAACCTGGCAGGACACCGCTGCCTGGAAAAAATTTGGAGGCGCCAATAGCTGGGCTGGTATGGCGCTCGACGAAAAACGGGGCATCGTATATATCCCTACCGGTTCCATCGGCGGCGATTTTTATGGTGGTTTCCGCAAGGGTAAAAACCTGTTTGGCAACTCGTTACTGGCGCTTGACGCAGCTATGGGTAAACTGATATGGCATTTTCAGGTGGTGCACCATGATCTGTGGGATCGTGACCTGGCGGCTAATCCAAACCTTGTAACAATAGTGCATAATGGCAAACAAATAGATGCCGTGGCGCAAACCACCAAGCACGGTTACATTTTTATGTTTGACCGCACCAACGGTAAACCAATATTCCCGATATTAGAAAAGCCGGTGCCTACTATGGCTTTGCCTGGCGAGCAACCCTGGCCAACACAGCCTATTCCAATATTGCCGCAACCTTTTGCACGGCAAATATTTAATCCGGAGGATATAACTGACATTTCGCCGGAAACACATCAGGACATGTTGCAAAAGTATAATCAGGTGAAAAACAGGCTGATGTTTACCCCACCAAGTAAGGCAGGGGGCTGGATATTTCCCGGGTTTGATGGTGGGGGTGAATGGGGCGGCGCGGCAGTTGATCAGGAATCAAAGATCATGTATGTGAACAGTTCCGAACTGCCGTGGGCGCAGGTGATGATAGATGTGCCCAAATCAACCGGTGATCATTCATTGAAAGGTATCGGGCAGGTGATCTATAATAAAAACTGCCTGGCCTGTCATGGCCCCGAATTGAAGGGGAATGGCACATCGTATCCCTCATTGGTTGACATCGGCAAAAAATACAAAGAGGAGCAGGTAAGCCAGATCATTGCCAACGGACGGAATATGATGCCATCATTTAAACAAATTACCCCTGAGGATAAAAAGGCGCTGCTGGCATTTTTGTTGAAATTACCTGAAGCTAAGGCGGCTAAAATTGTAGCCAAAGAACCAACCAGCGACAGGACAACAAGCACCAAAACAGAGAAAAAAGCAGTTGATGAAGTGCCTTATACCATGACAGGGTATAACCGCTTTTTAGATAAAGATGGTTATCCGGGTATAAAACCACCTTGGGGCACGCTGAACGCTATCGACCTTTCCTCGGGCAAATTGTTATGGAAAGTTCCTTTGGGCGAATACCCGGAACTGACCAAAAGGGGCATTCCCATTACCGGAACGGAGAACTATGGTGGTCCGCTGGTTACTAAGGGCGGGTTGGTATTTATTGCCGCTACCAAAGACGAAAAGATACGTGCCTTTGATAAAAAGACTGGTAGAGTAGTTTGGGAAGCTCAGTTGCCTGCCGCTGGTTACGCCACACCTGCAACCTATGAAATTGATGGTAAACAATATGTGGTGATAGCTTGCGGCGGCGGTAAAATTGGCAGTAAGTCGGGTGATGAATACGTTTGTTTTGGGTTGGGTGAGTAG
- a CDS encoding glycoside hydrolase family 88 protein, protein MRFRILPAVACVFCLISFSSSLFAQDNYKPEKQLLSTIKKNFKDADAQYKLLATRIGPEEFPKTYHPDNNKQENSNSGWWCSGFYPGSLLYLYQQNHDQQLLTEANRILGVLAKEQFNTHTHDLGFMMYCSFGNANVIEPKPEYKQILINSAKSLSTRFNPKVGCIKSWDSKNPSDYLVIIDNMMNLELLFWATHETGDSSYYKIAVTHANTTLKNHYRPDYSSYHVINYDAQTGAVKEKKTAQGFANESAWARGQAWGLYGFTVMYRETKDKKYLDQAQHIARFILHNTNEPADKIPYWDYNATNIPNALKDASAAAIAASALLELCRYADNNSGQEYFNAAQTILKTLSSPQYKAAAGTNGGFILKHSVGHFPAGTEIDVPLTYADYYFIEAMKRYQVFGTKN, encoded by the coding sequence ATGAGATTCAGAATTCTACCCGCTGTAGCTTGCGTATTTTGTTTAATTTCCTTTAGTAGCAGCTTGTTTGCCCAGGATAATTATAAGCCAGAAAAACAGCTTTTATCAACCATTAAAAAAAACTTTAAAGATGCCGATGCACAGTACAAGTTGCTGGCAACCAGAATAGGTCCGGAAGAGTTCCCGAAAACCTATCACCCCGATAATAATAAACAGGAAAACAGCAATTCGGGCTGGTGGTGCAGTGGTTTTTACCCGGGCAGTTTATTATACCTGTATCAGCAAAACCACGATCAGCAATTACTAACCGAAGCTAACCGCATTTTGGGTGTTTTGGCTAAGGAGCAGTTTAATACCCATACACACGACCTGGGTTTTATGATGTATTGCAGCTTTGGCAATGCCAATGTTATTGAACCTAAGCCTGAATATAAGCAGATACTTATCAATAGCGCTAAATCGCTGTCAACCCGGTTTAATCCAAAAGTTGGCTGTATCAAGTCATGGGATTCTAAAAATCCTTCAGATTACCTGGTGATCATCGATAACATGATGAACCTCGAATTGCTGTTTTGGGCTACGCATGAAACCGGCGATTCAAGCTATTATAAAATAGCGGTAACCCATGCCAACACTACCTTGAAAAACCACTACCGTCCTGATTACAGTTCATATCACGTAATTAATTATGATGCGCAAACAGGAGCGGTTAAAGAAAAGAAAACGGCGCAGGGCTTTGCCAATGAATCGGCCTGGGCGCGCGGGCAGGCCTGGGGGTTGTATGGGTTTACCGTCATGTACCGCGAAACAAAGGATAAAAAATATTTGGATCAGGCGCAGCATATAGCCCGTTTTATATTGCACAACACTAATGAGCCGGCCGATAAAATACCTTATTGGGATTATAATGCTACAAACATCCCCAATGCTTTAAAGGATGCATCGGCAGCAGCCATAGCGGCATCGGCCCTGTTAGAGTTGTGCCGTTATGCCGACAATAATAGCGGGCAGGAATATTTTAACGCGGCGCAAACCATTCTTAAAACATTGTCATCGCCGCAGTATAAAGCAGCAGCCGGAACAAACGGAGGCTTTATTTTAAAACACAGCGTGGGCCATTTCCCTGCAGGTACCGAAATTGATGTACCTTTAACCTATGCCGATTACTATTTTATTGAAGCAATGAAGAGGTACCAGGTATTCGGAACTAAAAATTAA
- a CDS encoding alpha-amylase family protein: MQRRHFIKLSATTVAAVLFSRLTYATSAQTSAINAPDEVWAQSGDEWFKLQGTGGTTFTYKDITVNLKNAGNAKGVFVTSLTQQLNSVRLKWKHNLSPGSKFLGDHWERSYGDLQWKTKPDGVKNPWYVIIHDDKQTACFGVKTGCHSICWWGLTNDSLELTLDTHSGGNGVLLGSRELHAADIITTDGLAGENPYFTTHRFCGMMCAKPRLPKQPVYGINDWYFAYGNNSFDLIKKTTAMMAELVTDTHNRPFSVVDAGWAQYSPLLPGDGGWNDDFSKPNDKFKDMHLLAGEIKKLGMRPGLWMRPLCAKHDEKASLLAPKIPGRDNPKNPVLDPTIPENIARIKHNFDVYKQWGYDMVKHDFSTYDITGRWGFDMKGSITAPGWNFNDRSKTTAEIINDLYGAIRAAAGNDMYIIGCNTMSHLSAGVFELCRIGDDTSGKEWSRTRKMGVNTLAFRLPQHNKFYAVDGDCVGLTTDISWERNKQWLELLAGSGAPLFISAQPEALGEAQKTAIKQAFSEAAKVQPLGEPLDWATNPQPDKWKLDGKIVDFNWA, encoded by the coding sequence ATGCAAAGGCGACACTTTATAAAACTTTCTGCAACTACTGTGGCAGCTGTGCTTTTCAGTAGGCTTACTTATGCAACCTCGGCACAAACAAGTGCTATTAATGCTCCCGATGAGGTTTGGGCACAATCTGGCGATGAATGGTTTAAACTTCAGGGCACCGGCGGCACAACGTTTACCTATAAAGATATTACGGTGAACTTAAAAAATGCGGGTAATGCAAAAGGCGTATTTGTTACTTCGCTAACACAGCAGCTTAACTCGGTACGCTTAAAATGGAAGCATAACCTGTCGCCGGGTTCCAAATTCCTGGGCGACCATTGGGAACGCTCTTATGGCGATCTGCAATGGAAAACCAAACCCGACGGGGTTAAAAATCCGTGGTATGTAATTATACATGACGATAAACAAACCGCTTGCTTTGGGGTAAAAACAGGCTGCCATAGCATATGTTGGTGGGGGCTGACTAATGATAGCCTTGAACTTACTTTAGATACCCACTCGGGTGGTAATGGTGTACTGCTGGGCAGCCGCGAGCTGCATGCTGCCGATATTATTACTACCGATGGCCTTGCGGGCGAAAATCCATACTTTACCACACACAGGTTTTGCGGTATGATGTGCGCTAAGCCACGTCTGCCCAAACAACCTGTTTATGGTATAAATGATTGGTATTTTGCTTATGGCAATAATTCGTTCGATCTGATCAAGAAGACCACAGCTATGATGGCCGAATTGGTTACAGATACCCATAACCGTCCGTTTTCGGTAGTGGACGCGGGCTGGGCGCAATACTCACCGCTATTGCCAGGAGATGGCGGCTGGAATGATGATTTTTCAAAGCCAAACGATAAGTTTAAGGATATGCACCTGCTGGCCGGTGAAATCAAAAAGCTGGGTATGCGCCCCGGTTTATGGATGCGGCCGCTTTGTGCCAAACATGATGAAAAAGCCAGTTTGCTTGCGCCAAAGATCCCCGGCAGGGATAACCCTAAAAATCCGGTACTTGATCCCACTATACCCGAAAACATTGCCCGTATCAAACACAATTTTGATGTGTACAAGCAATGGGGGTATGATATGGTTAAGCATGATTTCAGCACCTATGACATTACCGGCAGATGGGGTTTTGATATGAAAGGGAGTATAACCGCTCCCGGCTGGAACTTTAACGACCGGAGCAAAACTACGGCCGAGATCATTAATGACCTATACGGAGCTATTCGCGCTGCGGCTGGTAATGATATGTATATTATTGGCTGTAATACCATGAGCCACCTCTCGGCCGGTGTGTTTGAACTTTGCCGCATAGGCGACGATACCAGCGGTAAGGAGTGGAGCCGTACCCGTAAAATGGGTGTTAACACACTTGCTTTCCGCTTGCCGCAGCACAATAAGTTTTATGCCGTTGATGGCGATTGCGTGGGCCTTACCACCGATATCAGCTGGGAACGGAATAAACAATGGCTGGAACTGCTGGCCGGCAGTGGCGCACCGCTCTTTATATCGGCCCAACCCGAGGCCTTGGGTGAGGCGCAAAAAACTGCTATTAAACAGGCTTTTTCTGAGGCGGCCAAAGTACAGCCCCTCGGCGAGCCGCTCGATTGGGCAACCAACCCGCAACCCGATAAATGGAAACTGGACGGTAAGATAGTTGATTTTAACTGGGCGTAA